In Agromyces sp. 3263, a single genomic region encodes these proteins:
- a CDS encoding TetR/AcrR family transcriptional regulator, translating into MANPPNPARRSERARVAVLDAALSLSQEVGFPQVTIEAIAERAGVSKKTIYRWWPSKGTVVFEAAVDAAETLIAHGDTGDLAHDMREQLAGVAAMFKPQETSVIAALIGEASRDPVLAGAIREEIDARIEAFNERMRSAQRAGEIPADADLEVALDLFYGPIYHRLAFHLPMPDDDEISTRVDHVLVALRRIGDPWR; encoded by the coding sequence ATGGCGAATCCCCCGAACCCGGCGCGACGCAGTGAGCGCGCACGCGTCGCCGTGCTCGACGCGGCGCTGTCACTGTCCCAAGAGGTCGGGTTCCCGCAGGTCACGATCGAAGCGATCGCCGAGCGCGCCGGAGTGAGCAAGAAGACGATCTACCGGTGGTGGCCCTCCAAGGGCACGGTGGTGTTCGAGGCCGCGGTCGATGCTGCCGAGACGCTCATCGCCCATGGCGACACGGGTGACCTCGCCCATGACATGCGCGAGCAGCTGGCCGGCGTCGCCGCGATGTTCAAGCCCCAGGAGACCTCGGTGATCGCCGCGCTCATCGGCGAGGCGTCCCGCGATCCCGTTCTCGCGGGCGCCATCCGTGAGGAGATCGATGCGCGCATCGAGGCCTTCAACGAACGCATGCGATCCGCACAGCGTGCGGGCGAGATTCCCGCGGACGCCGACCTCGAGGTTGCGCTGGACCTCTTCTACGGCCCCATCTACCACCGCCTCGCATTCCATCTCCCGATGCCCGACGACGACGAGATCAGCACCAGGGTCGACCACGTGCTCGTGGCGCTCCGCCGGATCGGCGACCCGTGGCGCTGA
- a CDS encoding SUMF1/EgtB/PvdO family nonheme iron enzyme — translation MTTDIELARIAAGTVVLHDARRKVRWSVDLEPFEIGVYPVTQEQLAEMLGETATHPRRPATDVSWLRAIRFCNAASEWEGLDPVYTFDGEDVMWHVDADGYRLPTEAEWEFACRAGSTGAHYGPLAEVAWTSLDGVTAPQEIGAKLPNLNGLFGTLGNVWEWCWDLLDPARYDAYRVFRGGGFADDAWSVRASTRRGGAPRMHHEDVGFRVARGGFDATDAAQGWSAEADAERAAIDGPLPSGWTPRR, via the coding sequence ATGACCACCGACATCGAGCTCGCGCGGATCGCGGCGGGCACGGTCGTCCTGCACGACGCGCGCCGCAAGGTGCGGTGGAGCGTCGACCTCGAGCCGTTCGAGATCGGCGTGTATCCGGTAACGCAGGAGCAACTCGCCGAGATGCTCGGCGAGACCGCGACGCATCCGCGCCGGCCGGCGACCGACGTGAGCTGGCTGCGGGCCATCCGGTTCTGCAACGCGGCATCCGAGTGGGAGGGGCTCGACCCCGTCTACACCTTCGACGGTGAAGATGTCATGTGGCACGTCGACGCCGACGGGTACCGGCTGCCCACCGAGGCGGAGTGGGAGTTCGCGTGCCGGGCCGGGTCGACCGGCGCGCACTACGGGCCGCTCGCCGAGGTCGCCTGGACCAGCCTCGACGGCGTGACGGCCCCACAGGAGATCGGGGCCAAGCTGCCCAACCTCAACGGGCTCTTCGGCACTCTCGGGAACGTGTGGGAGTGGTGCTGGGACCTGCTCGATCCCGCCCGCTACGACGCCTATCGGGTGTTCCGGGGCGGCGGATTCGCTGACGACGCGTGGAGCGTCAGGGCCTCGACCCGGCGGGGCGGCGCTCCGCGCATGCACCACGAGGACGTCGGCTTCCGCGTCGCGCGTGGTGGCTTCGATGCGACGGATGCCGCACAGGGCTGGTCTGCGGAGGCGGACGCGGAACGCGCGGCGATCGACGGGCCGCTCCCGTCGGGCTGGACGCCGCGGCGCTGA
- a CDS encoding DNA alkylation repair protein produces the protein MTSAAEFIDRTLQAEGSAARADADADRIGGGLRFYGASVGAVRGTVRDADRRYPRMPHDDVTALASELWSQPVYERRLAAIVLLQRALPLLRGNDLTRVEQFLRDARVPELIDPLAGDVVGPLLERLAEPDVTRARRIVQRWSESNDPNLQRAAGLL, from the coding sequence ATGACGTCTGCGGCCGAGTTCATCGACCGCACCCTCCAGGCCGAGGGCTCCGCGGCCCGAGCGGATGCCGATGCCGACCGCATCGGGGGAGGCCTCAGGTTCTACGGCGCATCCGTCGGCGCGGTGCGCGGCACGGTGCGCGACGCAGACCGGCGATATCCGCGGATGCCGCACGACGACGTCACGGCGCTCGCGTCGGAGCTGTGGTCGCAGCCCGTGTACGAGCGCCGGCTGGCGGCGATCGTCCTGCTGCAACGCGCGCTGCCGCTCCTGCGGGGAAACGACCTCACCCGGGTCGAGCAGTTCCTTCGCGACGCGCGCGTGCCCGAGCTCATCGATCCGCTGGCCGGCGACGTCGTCGGCCCGCTGCTCGAGCGGTTGGCGGAACCGGATGTCACGCGCGCACGACGGATCGTGCAGCGGTGGTCGGAGTCGAACGACCCGAACCTGCAGCGCGCCGCCGGGTTGCTCTGA
- a CDS encoding glucose 1-dehydrogenase, whose product MTSPFSLDGKTALVTGGNQGLGKAFAFGLAEAGARVAIAGRSAQRNAAVVDEARDAGHEFLPITADLTDDAQVAAMTDAAIEGLGRIDVLVNNAGTCVHNPSFDVTDDEWDAVWDLNVRALWKASIAAGAHMRELGGGSIVNIGSMSGLIVNRPQWQPAYNASKAAVHHLTKSLAVEWAPYNIRVNAVAPGYVKTEMAPVDRPEFQRYWVEDAPQQRFALPDEIAPSVVFLASGASSFVTGSILVVDGGYTAV is encoded by the coding sequence ATGACCTCACCATTCAGCCTCGACGGCAAGACCGCCCTCGTCACGGGCGGCAACCAGGGTCTCGGGAAGGCGTTCGCGTTCGGGCTGGCTGAAGCCGGCGCGCGTGTCGCGATCGCCGGACGCAGTGCGCAGCGGAACGCCGCGGTCGTCGACGAGGCGCGGGACGCGGGGCACGAGTTCCTCCCGATCACCGCCGACCTCACCGACGACGCGCAGGTCGCGGCGATGACGGATGCCGCGATCGAGGGTCTCGGGCGCATCGACGTGCTGGTCAACAACGCCGGGACGTGCGTGCACAACCCATCGTTCGACGTGACCGACGACGAGTGGGACGCCGTGTGGGACCTCAACGTGCGAGCGCTCTGGAAGGCCAGCATCGCCGCGGGTGCCCACATGCGCGAGCTCGGTGGCGGGTCGATCGTCAACATCGGCAGCATGTCGGGACTGATCGTCAACCGCCCCCAGTGGCAGCCCGCGTACAACGCCTCGAAGGCGGCCGTGCACCACCTCACGAAGTCGCTCGCCGTCGAGTGGGCGCCCTACAACATCCGCGTCAACGCCGTGGCCCCCGGCTACGTCAAGACCGAGATGGCGCCGGTCGACCGACCCGAGTTCCAGCGGTACTGGGTGGAGGACGCGCCCCAGCAGCGCTTCGCGCTCCCCGACGAGATCGCTCCGAGCGTCGTGTTCCTCGCGAGCGGCGCGTCGTCGTTCGTCACCGGCTCGATCCTCGTCGTCGACGGCGGATACACCGCCGTCTGA
- a CDS encoding DUF1801 domain-containing protein — MSEKSDSDQIDDIIAQQSGWKHDVLVALRAAILAADPAAVEVVKYKKPSKPEGVPFWTHDGDVCFVEVLKSAVRLTFAKGARMEPSDLFNTRLDSKIVRAIDYSDGDRVDEAAVKALVAEAVELNAAAR, encoded by the coding sequence ATGAGTGAGAAGTCCGATTCCGATCAGATCGACGACATCATCGCGCAGCAGAGCGGCTGGAAACATGACGTGCTCGTGGCCCTTCGAGCTGCGATCTTGGCCGCCGACCCGGCTGCTGTCGAGGTGGTCAAGTACAAGAAGCCCTCCAAACCGGAGGGAGTTCCGTTCTGGACGCATGACGGAGACGTCTGCTTCGTCGAGGTGCTCAAGAGCGCCGTCCGGCTGACGTTCGCGAAGGGTGCCCGCATGGAACCCAGCGATCTCTTCAATACCCGGCTCGACAGCAAAATCGTGCGAGCCATCGACTATTCCGATGGAGACCGCGTGGACGAGGCCGCGGTCAAGGCGCTCGTGGCCGAGGCTGTGGAACTCAACGCCGCAGCCAGGTGA
- a CDS encoding XRE family transcriptional regulator, with product MGLDAEALAGVIGSRVRHERNARNWTLDRLAEVAGVSRRMVVNVEQGTVNPSIGTLLRLSDALGVGLPALVEPPHRARTKVTRAGGGAVLWRGNAGGRGVLVAGTESPDVLELWEWELAPGEEHASEAHAEGTRELLHVHDGTLVVTLAGEPLTLSAGDALSFVGDEVHSYANTGDVPTRFSLAVYEPGVGSAHRRDGVDG from the coding sequence ATGGGATTGGATGCCGAAGCGCTCGCGGGCGTGATCGGGTCGCGGGTGCGACACGAACGCAACGCTCGGAACTGGACACTCGACCGGCTCGCCGAGGTCGCGGGCGTCAGCCGCCGCATGGTCGTCAACGTCGAACAGGGCACCGTCAACCCGAGCATCGGCACGCTCCTGCGCTTGAGCGATGCCCTCGGCGTCGGGCTCCCCGCGCTCGTCGAGCCCCCGCATCGTGCCCGAACGAAGGTCACTCGCGCAGGCGGTGGGGCCGTCCTGTGGCGCGGCAACGCCGGCGGTCGCGGAGTGCTCGTCGCCGGCACCGAATCACCCGACGTCCTCGAGCTCTGGGAGTGGGAACTCGCGCCCGGCGAGGAGCATGCCAGCGAGGCGCACGCCGAGGGCACGCGTGAACTGCTGCACGTCCATGACGGCACGCTCGTCGTCACGCTCGCCGGGGAACCGCTCACCCTCTCGGCCGGCGATGCGCTGAGTTTCGTGGGTGACGAGGTGCACTCCTACGCGAATACCGGGGACGTGCCCACCCGCTTCTCGCTCGCCGTCTACGAACCGGGCGTCGGATCCGCACACCGAAGGGACGGCGTCGATGGCTGA
- a CDS encoding EamA family transporter, with the protein MAVAAMLLIQLCNALSIGLIAEVGAAGTAWLRLSMGALVLILIARPPLRSIRRADVPALLGLGVASGLMTTAFLSAIDRIPLGTAVAIEFLGPLTVAAILSRSRRMLVWPVLAMAGVVLLTEPWRGEMDLIGVGFAALAGLGWGVYIVLTQRVGDRFAGISGLSMTIPIAAIVTAFIGVPQSFGHLDWRVLLFALGLALLAPVLAFGLEMLALRRMTHTAFGTLMALEPAFGVILGLLVLHQLPSALQVAGILLVVLAGAGAQRGGARDPEATTAPSAASTPASRLLP; encoded by the coding sequence ATGGCGGTCGCCGCGATGCTGTTGATCCAGCTGTGCAACGCGCTCTCCATCGGGCTCATCGCCGAGGTCGGCGCCGCAGGAACCGCGTGGCTTCGGCTCAGCATGGGCGCGCTCGTCCTGATCCTGATCGCCCGGCCACCGCTGCGTTCGATCCGACGAGCGGATGTCCCTGCGCTGCTCGGATTGGGCGTCGCCAGCGGCCTCATGACGACCGCATTCCTCTCGGCGATCGACCGCATCCCCCTCGGGACCGCGGTCGCGATCGAGTTCCTCGGGCCGCTCACGGTCGCGGCGATCCTCAGCCGCAGCCGACGCATGCTGGTGTGGCCCGTGCTCGCGATGGCGGGCGTGGTGCTGCTCACCGAGCCCTGGCGGGGCGAGATGGACCTGATCGGGGTGGGCTTCGCCGCACTGGCGGGGCTCGGCTGGGGCGTCTACATCGTGTTGACCCAGCGGGTGGGCGACCGCTTCGCCGGCATCAGCGGCCTGTCGATGACGATTCCGATCGCCGCGATCGTGACGGCGTTCATCGGCGTTCCGCAGTCGTTCGGGCACCTCGACTGGCGGGTGCTGCTGTTCGCCCTCGGGCTCGCACTGCTCGCCCCGGTGCTCGCGTTCGGCCTCGAGATGCTGGCCCTCCGCCGGATGACGCACACCGCCTTCGGAACGCTCATGGCCCTCGAGCCGGCGTTCGGTGTGATCCTGGGCCTGCTCGTGCTGCACCAGCTGCCCTCAGCGCTGCAGGTCGCCGGCATCCTGCTCGTCGTGCTGGCCGGTGCCGGCGCGCAGCGCGGTGGCGCCCGGGATCCAGAGGCGACGACGGCGCCCTCGGCGGCGAGCACCCCCGCGTCTAGGCTGCTGCCGTGA
- a CDS encoding Rid family detoxifying hydrolase: MTRTTVFDPHAPEPVGPYSHAAVGADGTLFLSGQTPIDPSTGRLVAGDVAAQTRQVFSNLASVLSAAGRTLDDVTKVNVYLVDMEDFGAMNSVYSTIFTAPYPARTTVAVAGLPLGARVEIELVA, encoded by the coding sequence GTGACCCGAACGACCGTCTTCGATCCCCATGCCCCCGAACCGGTCGGCCCGTACTCGCATGCCGCGGTCGGAGCCGACGGCACCCTCTTTCTCTCCGGCCAGACCCCGATCGATCCCTCCACCGGACGACTCGTCGCCGGGGACGTGGCCGCGCAGACGCGACAGGTCTTCTCGAACCTGGCATCCGTGCTGTCGGCTGCCGGCCGCACGCTCGACGACGTGACGAAGGTCAACGTGTACCTCGTCGACATGGAGGACTTCGGGGCGATGAACAGCGTGTACTCGACGATCTTCACCGCGCCCTACCCGGCCCGCACGACTGTGGCGGTGGCGGGCCTTCCGCTCGGCGCACGAGTGGAGATCGAGCTGGTCGCGTAG
- a CDS encoding MarR family transcriptional regulator — MTSPTDAERTWEAVLRLHAALLPRLDGAVASDGGMSLSWYDVLLELRDGGGRLTMGQLSERVVLSRTRVSRLVDELVGAGLVAREPNPDDGRSAFAVLTAEGRRRFLVAARAYLPAIEREFSSVDARTLGDVADRLEEVLTSLTGDAPRVERRERGRLDPESTRRGRGTV, encoded by the coding sequence ATGACCTCCCCCACCGATGCTGAGCGAACCTGGGAGGCCGTGCTGCGGCTCCACGCCGCACTGCTGCCGCGTCTCGACGGGGCCGTCGCCAGCGACGGCGGAATGTCGTTGAGCTGGTACGACGTGCTGCTGGAGCTGCGCGACGGTGGCGGCCGCCTCACCATGGGCCAGCTCTCGGAGCGGGTGGTGCTGAGCCGTACCCGGGTGAGTCGGCTCGTCGACGAGCTCGTCGGCGCGGGCCTCGTCGCACGCGAGCCGAATCCCGACGACGGCCGCTCGGCCTTCGCCGTGCTCACGGCAGAGGGCCGACGCAGGTTCCTCGTCGCAGCCCGCGCATATCTGCCGGCGATCGAGCGGGAATTCTCGTCGGTCGATGCCCGCACTCTCGGCGACGTCGCCGACCGGCTCGAAGAGGTGCTGACGTCGCTCACGGGAGATGCGCCTCGCGTCGAGCGACGGGAGCGTGGACGGCTCGACCCGGAGTCGACACGCCGCGGGCGTGGCACGGTGTGA
- a CDS encoding NAD(P)H-dependent oxidoreductase: MTALLHISASPRGEASESLAIARVFLDAFRDADPEASVDEWNLWDGSLPEFGPDGAGAKMRVFAGEQPVGPQETAWHRARLAFERFAAADAYLFSLPMWNAGIPYIAKQFIDVVSQPGMVFDFDPERGYTGLLRGRRAMVVYTSAVYGEARPAAFGSDFQQPYFEDWLRWTGITDIASIAFRPNLATADAELGRRSAHAAARREGAEFGRRTMRRAS, from the coding sequence ATGACCGCACTGCTGCACATCTCGGCATCACCTCGTGGTGAGGCATCCGAGTCGCTCGCCATCGCACGGGTGTTCCTCGACGCGTTCCGTGACGCCGACCCCGAGGCGTCCGTCGACGAATGGAACCTCTGGGACGGATCGCTCCCCGAGTTCGGCCCCGACGGCGCAGGGGCGAAGATGCGCGTCTTCGCCGGCGAGCAGCCCGTCGGCCCACAGGAGACGGCCTGGCACCGCGCGCGACTCGCGTTCGAGCGCTTCGCCGCGGCCGACGCCTACCTCTTCAGCCTGCCGATGTGGAACGCCGGCATTCCGTACATCGCCAAGCAGTTCATCGACGTCGTCAGCCAGCCCGGCATGGTGTTCGACTTCGACCCCGAACGGGGCTACACCGGACTCCTCCGGGGCCGCCGCGCGATGGTCGTGTATACGAGCGCGGTCTACGGCGAGGCTCGCCCAGCCGCATTCGGCAGCGACTTCCAGCAGCCCTACTTCGAGGACTGGCTGCGCTGGACCGGAATCACGGATATCGCATCGATCGCCTTCCGCCCGAACCTCGCCACCGCCGACGCCGAACTCGGGCGCAGGTCCGCACACGCCGCCGCGCGGCGCGAGGGAGCGGAGTTCGGTCGGAGGACGATGCGCCGCGCCTCCTGA
- the nrdF gene encoding class 1b ribonucleoside-diphosphate reductase subunit beta produces MTLTDPVNSAKNDPAHSGGKLKLVDHVNAINWNKIQDDKDLEVWNRLVNNFWLPEKVPLSNDIQSWNTLTPDEQTLTMRVFTGLTLLDTIQGTVGAVSLIPDSLTPHEEAVYTNIAFMESVHAKSYSSIFSTLCSTKDIDDAFRWSVENENLQKKAAIVMEYYQGDSPLKRKVASTLLESFLFYSGFYLPMYWSSRAKLTNTADLIRLIIRDEAVHGYYIGYKFQKGLELVSQEERDDLKDYTFSLLYELYDNEVQYTQDLYDGVGLTEDVKKFLHYNANKALMNLGYEPMFPKTVTDVNPAILSALSPNADENHDFFSGSGSSYVIGKAVVTEDEDWDF; encoded by the coding sequence ATGACTCTCACCGATCCGGTCAACTCGGCCAAGAACGACCCGGCGCACTCGGGCGGCAAGCTCAAGCTCGTCGACCACGTCAACGCGATCAACTGGAACAAGATCCAGGACGACAAGGACCTCGAGGTCTGGAACCGCCTGGTGAACAACTTCTGGCTGCCCGAGAAGGTGCCGCTGTCGAACGACATCCAGTCGTGGAACACGCTGACGCCCGACGAGCAGACGCTTACGATGCGCGTGTTCACCGGCCTGACGCTGCTCGACACGATCCAGGGCACGGTGGGCGCGGTGTCGCTGATCCCCGACTCGCTGACGCCGCACGAAGAGGCCGTGTACACGAACATCGCGTTCATGGAGTCGGTGCACGCGAAGAGCTACTCGTCGATCTTCTCGACGCTGTGCTCGACGAAGGACATCGATGACGCGTTCCGCTGGTCGGTCGAGAACGAGAACCTTCAGAAGAAGGCCGCGATCGTCATGGAGTACTACCAGGGCGACTCGCCGCTGAAGCGCAAGGTCGCCTCGACGCTGCTCGAGTCGTTCCTCTTCTACTCGGGCTTCTACCTGCCGATGTACTGGTCGTCGCGGGCGAAGCTCACCAACACGGCCGACCTCATCCGCCTCATCATCCGCGACGAGGCCGTGCACGGCTACTACATCGGCTACAAGTTCCAGAAGGGGCTCGAGCTGGTCAGCCAGGAGGAGCGCGACGACCTCAAGGACTACACGTTCTCGCTGCTCTACGAGCTCTACGACAACGAGGTGCAGTACACGCAGGACCTCTACGACGGCGTCGGCCTGACCGAAGACGTCAAGAAGTTCCTGCACTACAACGCGAACAAGGCCCTCATGAACCTCGGCTACGAGCCGATGTTCCCGAAGACCGTGACCGACGTGAACCCGGCGATCCTCTCGGCGCTCTCGCCGAACGCCGACGAGAACCACGACTTCTTCTCGGGGTCGGGCTCGTCGTACGTGATCGGCAAGGCCGTCGTGACGGAGGACGAGGACTGGGACTTCTAG
- the nrdE gene encoding class 1b ribonucleoside-diphosphate reductase subunit alpha: MDAPRVASGMDYHSLNAMLNLYGPNGEIQFEKDREAAREYFLQHVNQNTVFFHSLKERLDYLVEKEYYEPEVLAQYDFAFIQRLNDLAYSKRFRFETFLGAFKYYTSYTLKTFDGKRYLERFEDRVVMTALGLAQGDEQLATDLVEEIIAGRFQPATPTFLNTGKAQRGELVSCFLLRIEDNMESIARGINSALQLSKRGGGVALLLSNIRESGAPIKQIENQSSGIIPVMKLLEDSFSYANQLGARQGAGAVYLSAHHPDIMRFLDTKRENADEKIRIKTLSLGVVVPDITFELAKNNEDMYLFSPYDVEKVYGKPFGDVPITENYRAMVDDPRIKKTKINARDFFQTLAEIQFESGYPYIVFEDTVNKANPIKGRINMSNLCSEILQVNTPTTYNEDLSYNQIGKDISCNLGSLNIALTMDSPDFGKTVETAIRGLTSVSNQSHIASVRSIEDGNDKSHAIGLGQMNLHGYLARERVFYGSEEGVDFTNIYFYTVLFHALRASNRIAIERGEVFDGFWDSKYASGEFFDKYTDAAWVPETAKVTQLFADAGVHIPTQQDWQELKASIQEHGIYNQNLQAVPPTGSISYINNSTASIHPIASKIEIRKEGKLGRVYYPAAFMTNDNLEYYQDAYEIGYEKVIDTYAAATQHVDQGLSLTLFFKDTATTRDINKAQIYAWKKGIKTIYYIRLRQMALEGTELDMCVSCTL; this comes from the coding sequence ATGGACGCGCCCCGCGTGGCCAGTGGCATGGACTACCACTCGCTCAACGCGATGCTCAACCTCTACGGCCCGAACGGCGAGATCCAGTTCGAGAAGGACCGTGAGGCGGCGCGCGAGTACTTCCTCCAGCACGTCAACCAGAACACGGTCTTCTTCCACTCCCTCAAGGAGCGCCTCGACTACCTCGTCGAGAAGGAGTACTACGAGCCCGAGGTGCTGGCGCAGTACGACTTCGCCTTCATCCAGCGGCTCAACGACCTCGCCTACTCGAAGAGGTTCCGCTTCGAGACGTTCCTCGGCGCGTTCAAGTACTACACGAGCTACACGCTGAAGACCTTCGACGGCAAGCGCTACCTCGAGCGCTTCGAGGACCGCGTCGTGATGACCGCGCTCGGCCTCGCGCAGGGCGACGAGCAGCTCGCCACCGACCTGGTGGAGGAGATCATCGCCGGTCGCTTCCAGCCGGCCACCCCCACGTTCCTCAACACGGGCAAGGCGCAGCGCGGCGAGCTCGTCTCCTGCTTCCTGCTCCGCATCGAGGACAACATGGAGTCGATCGCGCGCGGCATCAACTCGGCGCTGCAGCTGTCGAAGCGTGGCGGCGGCGTCGCACTGCTGCTCAGCAACATCCGCGAGTCGGGTGCTCCCATCAAGCAGATCGAGAACCAGTCGTCGGGCATCATCCCCGTCATGAAGCTGCTCGAGGACAGCTTCAGCTACGCCAACCAGCTCGGCGCACGCCAGGGCGCCGGCGCGGTGTACCTCAGCGCGCACCACCCCGACATCATGCGGTTCCTCGACACCAAGCGCGAGAACGCCGACGAGAAGATCCGCATCAAGACCCTGTCGCTCGGCGTCGTCGTGCCCGACATCACGTTCGAGCTGGCGAAGAACAACGAGGACATGTACCTGTTCTCGCCGTACGACGTCGAGAAGGTCTACGGCAAGCCGTTCGGCGACGTGCCGATCACCGAGAACTACCGCGCCATGGTCGACGACCCGCGCATCAAGAAGACGAAGATCAACGCGCGCGACTTCTTCCAGACCCTCGCCGAGATCCAGTTCGAGAGCGGCTACCCCTACATCGTGTTCGAGGACACGGTGAACAAGGCGAACCCCATCAAGGGCCGCATCAACATGTCGAACCTGTGCTCCGAGATCCTCCAGGTCAACACGCCGACGACCTACAACGAAGACCTCTCGTACAACCAGATCGGCAAGGACATCAGCTGCAACCTCGGTTCGCTGAACATCGCCCTCACCATGGACTCGCCCGACTTCGGCAAGACCGTCGAGACCGCCATCCGCGGCCTCACCTCGGTCTCGAACCAGAGCCACATCGCGTCGGTGCGTTCGATCGAAGACGGCAACGACAAGTCGCACGCCATCGGCCTGGGCCAGATGAACCTGCACGGCTACCTCGCCCGTGAGCGCGTCTTCTACGGCAGCGAAGAGGGCGTCGACTTCACGAACATCTACTTCTACACGGTGCTGTTCCACGCGCTGCGCGCCTCGAACCGCATCGCCATCGAGCGCGGTGAGGTCTTCGACGGCTTCTGGGACTCCAAGTACGCGTCGGGTGAATTCTTCGACAAGTACACGGATGCCGCGTGGGTGCCCGAGACCGCCAAGGTCACGCAGCTCTTCGCGGACGCCGGCGTGCACATCCCCACGCAGCAGGACTGGCAGGAGCTGAAGGCCTCCATCCAGGAGCACGGCATCTACAACCAGAACCTGCAGGCCGTGCCGCCCACCGGGTCGATCTCGTACATCAACAACTCGACGGCGTCGATCCACCCGATCGCGTCGAAGATCGAGATCCGCAAGGAGGGCAAGCTCGGGCGCGTCTACTACCCGGCGGCGTTCATGACGAACGACAACCTCGAGTACTACCAGGACGCCTACGAGATCGGCTACGAGAAGGTCATCGACACCTACGCCGCGGCGACGCAGCACGTCGACCAGGGCCTCTCGCTCACGCTGTTCTTCAAGGACACGGCGACGACGCGCGACATCAACAAGGCGCAGATCTACGCGTGGAAGAAGGGCATCAAGACCATCTACTACATCCGCCTGCGCCAGATGGCCCTCGAGGGGACCGAGCTGGACATGTGCGTGAGCTGCACGCTGTAG
- the nrdI gene encoding class Ib ribonucleoside-diphosphate reductase assembly flavoprotein NrdI, with protein MTNLVYFSSVSGNTKRFIEKLGRPAARIPLHARDDALRAEEPFVLVVPTYGGGDGHGAVPKQVIRFLNDPHNRALLRGVIAAGNTNFGSAYGLAGDVIARKTGVPHLYRFEVFGTPDDVRAVDEGLDAFWSTQQQLTA; from the coding sequence ATGACGAACCTGGTCTACTTCTCGAGCGTCTCGGGCAACACCAAGCGCTTCATCGAGAAACTGGGCCGCCCGGCAGCGCGGATTCCGCTGCATGCGCGCGACGACGCGCTGCGCGCTGAGGAACCCTTCGTGCTGGTCGTGCCCACCTACGGTGGCGGCGACGGCCACGGTGCGGTGCCCAAGCAGGTCATCAGGTTCCTGAACGACCCGCACAATCGTGCCCTCCTGCGCGGCGTCATCGCCGCCGGCAACACCAACTTCGGGAGCGCCTACGGACTCGCCGGCGACGTCATCGCCAGGAAGACCGGGGTGCCCCACCTCTATCGCTTCGAAGTATTCGGAACCCCAGACGACGTTCGCGCCGTCGACGAAGGATTGGACGCATTTTGGTCGACTCAGCAGCAACTGACGGCGTAG
- the nrdH gene encoding glutaredoxin-like protein NrdH: MTVTVYTKPSCVQCNATYRALDSKGIEYEVLDVSTDEGALAHVKELGYLQAPVVITDEDHWSGFRPDKIAELASRLA; this comes from the coding sequence ATGACGGTCACGGTCTACACCAAGCCTTCCTGCGTCCAGTGCAACGCGACGTATCGCGCGCTCGACAGCAAGGGCATCGAGTACGAAGTGCTCGACGTCTCCACCGACGAGGGCGCCCTCGCGCACGTCAAGGAGCTGGGCTACCTGCAGGCCCCGGTCGTCATCACCGACGAAGACCACTGGTCGGGCTTCCGCCCCGACAAGATCGCCGAACTCGCCTCTCGTCTCGCCTGA